One genomic segment of Esox lucius isolate fEsoLuc1 chromosome 15, fEsoLuc1.pri, whole genome shotgun sequence includes these proteins:
- the slc25a47b gene encoding solute carrier family 25 member 47-B isoform X1: MHLADFAAGSVGGAFGVAVGYPLDTIKVRIQTQRRFTGVWQCIRTTWKTEGVNGFYRGMSMPVTTVSISSSVVFGVYRNVLQCFRKLRSSSARLDLLPAKVDIFLSGFSGGVAQVSVMAPADIVKVRMQCQMVHQGMDAQQPKYRGPVHCLLTIARKEGILGLYKGAGALALRDGPSFATYFTVYHVICEQLSPPGESRPEWKVVLLAGGLSGMCGWCIGTPMDVIKSRLQVDGMGKRRYNGFFHCIGQSVRTEGLGVLFKGLGLNCVRAFPVNMSVFAMYEVVVRLLRQTP, from the exons ATGCATTTGGCAGATTTCGCTGCTGGCTCGGTTGGTG GAGCCTTCGGAGTGGCAGTGGGCTATCCTCTGGACACCATTAAG GTGAgaatacagacacagaggagaTTCACAGGAGTTTGGCAGTGCATTCGGACCACGTGGAAGACAGAGGGG GTTAATGGATTCTACCGGGGAATGTCCATGCCGGTCACCACCGTGTCCATCAGCTCCTCCGTAGTGTTCGGAGTCTACAGGAATGTCCTGCAGTGCTTTCGTAAACTGCGATCGTCCTCAGCGCGTTTGGACTTACTGCCAGCCAAGGTGGACATCTTTTTATCGGGGTTCTCAGGAGGTGTTGCCCAG GTGTCCGTGATGGCCCCGGCGGACATAGTGAAAGTACGGATGCAGTGCCAGATGGTACACCAGGGCATGGACGCTCAGCAACCCAAGTACCGCGGTCCAGTCCACTGTCTGCTGACCATAGCACGCAAGGAGGGCATCCTGGGACTGTACAAAGGAGCTGGCGCTCTCGCCCTGCGCGACGGCCCTTCTTTTGCCACCTACTTCACAGTTTACCATGTCATTTGTGAGCAGCTGTCGCCACCTGGGGAGAGCCGGCCAG AGTGGAAGGTGGTTCTGCTTGCTGGTGGACTTTCAGGGATGTGTGGCTGGTGCATAGGGACACCAATGGACGTGATCAAGTCCCGTCTGCAGGTGGACGGTATGGGGAAAAGGAGATACAATGGCTTCTTCCACTGCATCGGACAGAGCGTACGAACGGAGGGGCTGGGCGTCCTCTTCAAAGGCCTGGGCCTTAATTGCGTTCGTGCATTCCCTGTCAACATGTCTGTCTTTGCCATGTATGAAGTGGTTGTGCGTCTTCTTCGTCAGACACCTTGA
- the slc25a47b gene encoding solute carrier family 25 member 47-B isoform X2: protein MHLADFAAGSVGGAFGVAVGYPLDTIKVRIQTQRRFTGVWQCIRTTWKTEGVNGFYRGMSMPVTTVSISSSVVFGVYRNVLQCFRKLRSSSARLDLLPAKVSVMAPADIVKVRMQCQMVHQGMDAQQPKYRGPVHCLLTIARKEGILGLYKGAGALALRDGPSFATYFTVYHVICEQLSPPGESRPEWKVVLLAGGLSGMCGWCIGTPMDVIKSRLQVDGMGKRRYNGFFHCIGQSVRTEGLGVLFKGLGLNCVRAFPVNMSVFAMYEVVVRLLRQTP, encoded by the exons ATGCATTTGGCAGATTTCGCTGCTGGCTCGGTTGGTG GAGCCTTCGGAGTGGCAGTGGGCTATCCTCTGGACACCATTAAG GTGAgaatacagacacagaggagaTTCACAGGAGTTTGGCAGTGCATTCGGACCACGTGGAAGACAGAGGGG GTTAATGGATTCTACCGGGGAATGTCCATGCCGGTCACCACCGTGTCCATCAGCTCCTCCGTAGTGTTCGGAGTCTACAGGAATGTCCTGCAGTGCTTTCGTAAACTGCGATCGTCCTCAGCGCGTTTGGACTTACTGCCAGCCAAG GTGTCCGTGATGGCCCCGGCGGACATAGTGAAAGTACGGATGCAGTGCCAGATGGTACACCAGGGCATGGACGCTCAGCAACCCAAGTACCGCGGTCCAGTCCACTGTCTGCTGACCATAGCACGCAAGGAGGGCATCCTGGGACTGTACAAAGGAGCTGGCGCTCTCGCCCTGCGCGACGGCCCTTCTTTTGCCACCTACTTCACAGTTTACCATGTCATTTGTGAGCAGCTGTCGCCACCTGGGGAGAGCCGGCCAG AGTGGAAGGTGGTTCTGCTTGCTGGTGGACTTTCAGGGATGTGTGGCTGGTGCATAGGGACACCAATGGACGTGATCAAGTCCCGTCTGCAGGTGGACGGTATGGGGAAAAGGAGATACAATGGCTTCTTCCACTGCATCGGACAGAGCGTACGAACGGAGGGGCTGGGCGTCCTCTTCAAAGGCCTGGGCCTTAATTGCGTTCGTGCATTCCCTGTCAACATGTCTGTCTTTGCCATGTATGAAGTGGTTGTGCGTCTTCTTCGTCAGACACCTTGA
- the LOC105016000 gene encoding mitochondrial basic amino acids transporter isoform X1, producing MDFTLDFAAGCIGGAAGVLVGHPFDTVKVRLQVQNVDRPLYRGTYHCFQSIVRQESMTGLYKGLGSPMMGLTFINAIVFGVQGNAMRRLGNDTPLNQFLAGAAAGALQSVICCPMELAKTRMQLQGLGERKSKQKLYKNSLDCLVRIYRKEGIRGINRGMVTTLVRETPGFGIYFLTYDVLTRSLGCEPDDPYMILKLLFAGGMSGIASWLSTYPVDVIKSRLQADGVGGRNRYSGIADCVRQSVRREGWRVFTHGLTSTLLRAFPVNATTFATVTLFLMYMRDGVVEDCESRPSLTAGPQQAQPSSL from the exons ATggactttacactggactttgCAGCAGGATGCATAGGAG GTGCTGCCGGTGTCTTGGTTGGTCATCCTTTTGATACTGTGAAG GTACGACTCCAAGTTCAGAATGTGGACAGACCTCTGTATCGCGGTACATATCATTGCTTCCAGTCCATCGTACGACAAGAGTCT ATGACCGGCCTGTACAAAGGTCTCGGCTCCCCCATGATGGGCCTGACTTTCATCAATGCCATCGTGTTCGGAGTCCAGGGCAACGCCATGCGCCGGCTAGGCAACGACACGCCGCTCAACCAGTTCCTGGCCGGCGCAGCAGCCGGCGCCCTGCAGAGTGTCATCTGCTGCCCCATGGAGCTGGCCAAGACGCGCATGCAGCTGCAGGGCCTGGGCGAAAGGAAGTCCAAGCAGAAGCTGTACAAGAACTCGCTGGACTGTCTGGTGCGCATCTACCGAAAGGAGGGCATCCGCGGCATCAACCGGGGCATGGTGACCACGCTGGTCCGCGAGACGCCGGGCTTCGGGATCTACTTCCTGACCTACGACGTCCTGACGCGCTCCCTGGGCTGCGAGCCGGACGACCCCTACATGATCCTCAAGCTGCTGTTCGCCGGCGGCATGTCCGGCATCGCCTCCTGGCTCTCCACCTACCCGGTGGACGTCATTAAGTCGCGGCTGCAGGCAGACGGCGTGGGCGGGCGCAACCGCTACAGCGGGATCGCGGACTGCGTGCGTCAGAGCGTGAGGCGCGAGGGCTGGCGGGTGTTCACTCACGGCCTCACCTCCACGCTGCTCCGGGCGTTTCCCGTAAACGCCACCACCTTTGCCACCGTGACTCTGTTCCTCATGTACATGCGGGACGGTGTCGTTGAGGACTGCGAGTCCCGCCCCTCGCTCACCGCTGGCCCTCAACAGGCTCAGCCCTCGAGCCTGTAA
- the LOC105016000 gene encoding mitochondrial basic amino acids transporter isoform X2, with amino-acid sequence MTGLYKGLGSPMMGLTFINAIVFGVQGNAMRRLGNDTPLNQFLAGAAAGALQSVICCPMELAKTRMQLQGLGERKSKQKLYKNSLDCLVRIYRKEGIRGINRGMVTTLVRETPGFGIYFLTYDVLTRSLGCEPDDPYMILKLLFAGGMSGIASWLSTYPVDVIKSRLQADGVGGRNRYSGIADCVRQSVRREGWRVFTHGLTSTLLRAFPVNATTFATVTLFLMYMRDGVVEDCESRPSLTAGPQQAQPSSL; translated from the coding sequence ATGACCGGCCTGTACAAAGGTCTCGGCTCCCCCATGATGGGCCTGACTTTCATCAATGCCATCGTGTTCGGAGTCCAGGGCAACGCCATGCGCCGGCTAGGCAACGACACGCCGCTCAACCAGTTCCTGGCCGGCGCAGCAGCCGGCGCCCTGCAGAGTGTCATCTGCTGCCCCATGGAGCTGGCCAAGACGCGCATGCAGCTGCAGGGCCTGGGCGAAAGGAAGTCCAAGCAGAAGCTGTACAAGAACTCGCTGGACTGTCTGGTGCGCATCTACCGAAAGGAGGGCATCCGCGGCATCAACCGGGGCATGGTGACCACGCTGGTCCGCGAGACGCCGGGCTTCGGGATCTACTTCCTGACCTACGACGTCCTGACGCGCTCCCTGGGCTGCGAGCCGGACGACCCCTACATGATCCTCAAGCTGCTGTTCGCCGGCGGCATGTCCGGCATCGCCTCCTGGCTCTCCACCTACCCGGTGGACGTCATTAAGTCGCGGCTGCAGGCAGACGGCGTGGGCGGGCGCAACCGCTACAGCGGGATCGCGGACTGCGTGCGTCAGAGCGTGAGGCGCGAGGGCTGGCGGGTGTTCACTCACGGCCTCACCTCCACGCTGCTCCGGGCGTTTCCCGTAAACGCCACCACCTTTGCCACCGTGACTCTGTTCCTCATGTACATGCGGGACGGTGTCGTTGAGGACTGCGAGTCCCGCCCCTCGCTCACCGCTGGCCCTCAACAGGCTCAGCCCTCGAGCCTGTAA
- the slc25a47b gene encoding solute carrier family 25 member 47-B isoform X3, with protein sequence MSMPVTTVSISSSVVFGVYRNVLQCFRKLRSSSARLDLLPAKVDIFLSGFSGGVAQVSVMAPADIVKVRMQCQMVHQGMDAQQPKYRGPVHCLLTIARKEGILGLYKGAGALALRDGPSFATYFTVYHVICEQLSPPGESRPEWKVVLLAGGLSGMCGWCIGTPMDVIKSRLQVDGMGKRRYNGFFHCIGQSVRTEGLGVLFKGLGLNCVRAFPVNMSVFAMYEVVVRLLRQTP encoded by the exons ATGTCCATGCCGGTCACCACCGTGTCCATCAGCTCCTCCGTAGTGTTCGGAGTCTACAGGAATGTCCTGCAGTGCTTTCGTAAACTGCGATCGTCCTCAGCGCGTTTGGACTTACTGCCAGCCAAGGTGGACATCTTTTTATCGGGGTTCTCAGGAGGTGTTGCCCAG GTGTCCGTGATGGCCCCGGCGGACATAGTGAAAGTACGGATGCAGTGCCAGATGGTACACCAGGGCATGGACGCTCAGCAACCCAAGTACCGCGGTCCAGTCCACTGTCTGCTGACCATAGCACGCAAGGAGGGCATCCTGGGACTGTACAAAGGAGCTGGCGCTCTCGCCCTGCGCGACGGCCCTTCTTTTGCCACCTACTTCACAGTTTACCATGTCATTTGTGAGCAGCTGTCGCCACCTGGGGAGAGCCGGCCAG AGTGGAAGGTGGTTCTGCTTGCTGGTGGACTTTCAGGGATGTGTGGCTGGTGCATAGGGACACCAATGGACGTGATCAAGTCCCGTCTGCAGGTGGACGGTATGGGGAAAAGGAGATACAATGGCTTCTTCCACTGCATCGGACAGAGCGTACGAACGGAGGGGCTGGGCGTCCTCTTCAAAGGCCTGGGCCTTAATTGCGTTCGTGCATTCCCTGTCAACATGTCTGTCTTTGCCATGTATGAAGTGGTTGTGCGTCTTCTTCGTCAGACACCTTGA